Part of the Thermostichus vulcanus str. 'Rupite' genome is shown below.
TGGTGCCCGCTATTTTCTTGGTAATCCTGTATGTGCAAACCTCTAGCAAGTCCAGCGACTGATGCCTTTTATCTAGGTCTAGTTATCCTAGTTATCTAGGTCTAGTTACTGATGCTATGTCTGGGCTGAAGCTCAGAGAAGAAAGTTAGAAAG
Proteins encoded:
- the psbM gene encoding photosystem II reaction center protein PsbM; translated protein: METNYLGLLATILAILVPAIFLVILYVQTSSKSSD